The genomic window GGGATAGtctaaattaataatttaaaaaacctggGATGCTACAATTTCTACCTGTTCTACTTGATGAACAAGTCTAATAAAAAGATTACATTACATTTTTAGGTGCCTTCTAAAATAACACAGACTAAAGCATAGGTAAAATGTTAGTACTATGCTTCTGTTGTATTAATGCACATCCTTTTCCCTAGATCATGAGACCTTTGGTAAAAGGTCATTTATTGCCTATATTGCTCATCAGCTAAAGTCTTCTTTGAGAGAGTTGTGATAGTTGAGGTGCAAGCTGAGAAGTAAATATTATAATACACCTTGGCAGGACACTGCAAACATAATATGAGGAAGATTTGAAACTGAAAGTTTATGTTTTTCATGTCCAATCAGAAATTGGAAGAAGAAACATCTGTATTCTTGGAGAATGTGGAGGAACCTTGTGGAACTAATTTTGTGATTTTACCCTCCTGTTCTTTTCTCTAGTGTGTCTATTTTCTACTGCTGTCAGTAGGAGGTATAgctggatggatttttttttttggtcttatcCACTTGTTCCTATTGAGCATGACATTGATTTGtattaaagtaattttgcaagTTGGATCACTTTAGAACATAGAAGCTTTTTCAGGTCAATTTTCTTCAGCTTAGGCTGCCCACCCAAGGAGGAGTCTATCATCAATCCAGGTTATATATCAGACTGCTTTCTAGTGCTGAGGTGAGTGCTCTTTGCTCCTAGTATTATGGTTTTTACTACATCAATAATGGGACATTTTCCTACACTAAAATCCTATCTCCACTTTATAGATATATCTTAAATATCCCAAACTATCCAGCTGTTCTAAAATGGATATGAATACCCTGCAACTAAGGAAAAGTTCCCATGTATACTCATTAACAATGATTACTTCACTGAAAGTAAGGATGAAAGTAGTGGTCTGCTTCACGATCTTCTTCAGTTTCATGATCATGTGTTTCATGATCGTCTTCTGCTTCGTCGTATTCTTCTGGTGATAAAAATCGTCGAAATACTGGTATTCTTAGCTGAGTTGACTTGTTGACATTAACATTTTGTTCGCCATAATAAATGGTTCGAATGTGAGGGAAACAAAAGAATGCATATGTGCTTATTGGAATTGTAAGCTTATTTTGGTCCACCCGTATATAGGTTAATTGGTTGGTGTTCATTGGATCAATAGATGGACACATCAAAGTAACATTTATGActgtaagagagagaaaaatattaattaaaatacagaaaacagttgtATTTAAGACCTATTGCAAAAGTGAAActtatgttttgaaatataaaatggaaaatatttttgcagtgcaCATATTAATATAACCCTTCCCTGtgttttaaattggttttgtaaATGACAGTGCAACAGTTCTGGGGTTTGCAAAGTATGAGGTTGTggggtaaagaaaaaaataaatatgactACCACTACAATTTGTCATTACTATTTTAGGTGAATGGAATATTATCATAATGCCTTTTCTCTGTATGTTTTTATCAATTTGATCAAAATCAGAAGCAATTTTCAAAAGGTTTTAGCTCATTATATGAAAAACTGGTATTAACTTTTacaaaaaattgcaaattaGGGGTAAGGtgcaaaaattaaatcctttctaATTTCACTGGTTTGGTCTTAACTAATGGAGGATGTGTATACACTGCATCTTGGAGAAGATGGGATGATATTCTTCCTGCACTGTAAGCTGATCAAAAGCTACATGGCTGCATATGCTCTGGAGAAGTACAGAGTGTATGAACTCTGAGTCAGTGCCACATTAACTGCTAATAGCTCAAGCTCACCACTCTGCAAAGAAGGACATCAGAGTATCTCTTGAACAAGGTGCAAATTTGGATGACTGCTGGATTCTGTGTTTGGTTTATACATGACTTAACTGAGCAGCTGTAAGGTGGCAGGTCCTTGAAACCAAGGACACAACAGCAGAGACGTTTCTGATAGTTTCTTTTGATGTAGGCTAAAAGTTCTTTCTGGATGGTAAGGAAAATACACCGAACTCACCCCCCTCCCACAACCAATGCCAAAATCCACtgagttttttgcttttaaagaattgCAACCATCAACATACTTTCAATGTCATTGTCTTCAATATACAAATGCTGCAAACTTCTTGGAATATAGAATACTTGTTTCAATTTGTTATGTCCAAGATTAAGTTCTAGAAGGTTGGGTAAATTAAAGGTGTTGCGTGGAATGTTCTGCAGGTTATTGTGGGACATTCTTAGAGCAATGATTTTTGGAAGTCTCTTGAAATAGTTTTCTGGAATATAAGAAATGGAGTTATTTTCAAGAGAGAGATACATAAGTGATGATGGTAGATCAGGAGGCATAGTCTGTAATTTGTTGTTGCATAAGTTGAGCTGCattaaatttttcatgtttgaaaagGGTTTTCCTTTGAGTACTGAGTCGTCAAGAAAGTTATTGCAAAGGTCAAGCATGGTTATGTTGGGTAATCCTTCCAACGCGTTTCCAGATAACCGAGAAATCTTATTGAAACCAAGGAGGAGTCTCTCTAGagagctggggagagggaatGGAAATTCTTCTAATTCATTATGTTGTAAATGAAGTTGCACTAAGTTTGAAAGTTTGGCAAAAACACCATGGTCAAtcatatgaaatttaattttgttgtagCTGAGGTTAATTTCTCTTAAGAAGGTAACATTAGTGAATGGTCCTGCAGGCACAGCTTCAATATCGTTGTTTTGCAGATAAAGTTGTTGGACATGACGAGGGATATTTGGTATTGTCTTAAGTTTACGATGATCACAGTACATTGATAGCGGAAAAGCTGGTGGACAAAAGCATTCTCTGGCGCACtcaactggaaaaggaaagcgAGGAACTTCAGCTTGTGTGTTTGGATTAAAATAATACGGATGCTGATGATCTGGCTCCTCATCATACTCATCCTCAAAATCATAGTCATCATATTGGCAAAAGACCATAGCAGCCCAGAGGAGGTGAATGATTGATAGCTGGCTCATAATCCCCATATTTAAATTTGTATGTTGTATCCTGTTGATGAGAAGGAAATACAAGTTTATTAGATAGTCATAAAGTAAATCACATATAAGTTTCAGTTTTAAGAAGCAGGAGTATAAAGTAAGTagaataatgcatttttttggcAACACTGTCAGTGACATTATTAGCAAAAGCAAGTTTTAATCTGTATCTTCCAAGAAAACAGCTGTAAACAAATACATCATCCTTGAGGTAAACGTAAGTTTTCTTGTCTGACTTCAAACAATGAACAGCTTTCTACCTGTGCTGTGCTGGTTACCGAAGGATACCGTAACAGTTGGgagtagaaaaaaatgccagccTTCATTCTGTTCTCACTTTAATTTACTATGGAGAAGTTGCAAAAGGACTTTTATATAAAGTGGTATAGTCTGGGGTATGTACTGGACATTTGAGTTGTTGCATTCTTTCCAGTCTAGTGGGTTAAGCATCAGCCGTACAAGTCAGTTTTAAATGGGTGCAGATGGAATTCTTGAGCAACGTTTCTTCCTTAGACGTTTGGAAACATAGATAGCCTTATTAAACTCTGTCAAGATGAAAACACTTTTGGAAATGTATTAGTTATTCTTACTATGAACTTACACTGCACAGGTGGTGCATGGTCAATATCATAGAAGTGTTGTCTGGAAGGGACTTTTGGTGATTGTGTAGTCCAGTCTGGTGCTCCCAAGTGTTTCCACCTCCAACAGTAGATTACGTCAGCCTAGACTTTGTCTGGGTGAGCCTTGAAAAATCTTCAAGGGTGGAATTCCAGCATATCTCTAAATAACCCAAGTTAATGTTGTACTACACTCGTTGTGAGTCTTACTAAGCATCCAAGCCATGGCTTGTgtctattctttttttaaacaaagttatttttgttaaaaaaatatatcctcaACTAAGGTGAGGTGATTGCAGGattatttctataaatacaaCAGTGAAATAGATTACTTTGAAATATcgtattttatgtaaaatagaaatttaCATGGCATTGGTGATTGTATGTTCTGTGGCATTCTATGTTggttttctattattttctgcaaaacatgtCTGACAGTGCAATGTGTTAAtgatgaaaatttaatttttctgttcccATCATTTAATCAAATCACATACAACTCAACCATTGTGTACTTCGCATCATGAAAAATCTTCATTgataaaaagttttctttatagTCTTCCTATGCTTCTGTAATCACATGTTCTTTATAGACATGAACTAATTTACCTTCAAAGTACCTTTCTGAGGTGAAGTACTGATGTTGTGAAAGACAAATAATTTGCATGTCAAATTTCTGATGCTAAGAGCCAGACTAACATTTTAGAGCACTTTATGCAGTCAGAGGAACCCTATTATTTGGCAGAATTAGTTGTGAATTATGTCAAGCTGTTCAACTTAAACAACAGATGAGTCAGAACGTGACATTGCAGGTCAAAGCATATAAATCATGGaaaattttaagagattttGCTCAGTATAATATGGGAACCCTgaggcagaggaaagcagatATTCTCAGGGTTTTTTGTAATCACATTCATGTTTCTTAATCGGGGgactctctttcttttcttgatgctcttagtatttttttaccAAACACAATCAGTAACAAAGGAGATGAGACTTACAATTTCCTATGCTTGATAGTGGTGATTGATGCCTAATGCATGATGTATTCTACAGATTGAATGAGAGAAtcctaaggaaaaaagtagtaagaaaataatggaatttAATACATCCTCGTGATCTTCCTGTGTTGCACACAGCCCTTGTGTGACAATGGCTGGGTGAAATGATTTGTGGTATTGTCTAACTTGCATTTCTAACTTTGTATCATTTGTATTTGAATGCTCCTTTAATCAAGTTTCATACTGgttaaaatcttaaaaacaggTTTGAATGGAGTTAGTTGTTTGGAACCCCACTGTAGGTAGGTCCTTAGCAAAGCGAGGATCTCCATATCCCTACAGCATCATCAGATGTCTGAGCTAATTAAGTAAATAGCAGAAATATATCTACACAGAGAACAGCCTTGCACTACAAGCATTCCATAAATGCACTATGCTGATAAACTTTGCAGATGCTGGGTTGAGAAGCAATACTGTACTTCAGGAGGAATTAATTGGTTTTCAGATTTCAGGCAGTATGTATTGGGAGAATACCTTATTACCATATTTCTAACTTCTGATCAGACCTGTTGGTGTCTACTTACAGAAAATCTGTCTCTAAATCCTGTGACTTGATTCTGTTTTTCACGAACAGATCCTTGAACAACCTGTACGCCATGCCTATTTCATGTTCTGGTTTCCTTTTGATTCCTGTTACTCCTTCTCAGTTTCAGTCTAGAACTTTAGCTTCactttcttgttctcttctcTCAGCACTTCTGCTAGGTGTCACAATTTACAATTAATAATTTTGGTTCTCAGTACCACAGTAGTCCTTAGAAACCAGGAGGAACAACTTAGGAAAGTCCTCCTCAGTTTGAGGAAAAAGCTTACTTTAGCCTTCATGGAATTGATTCATTTGCCATGTAGACAATGTGAAGAGAACTACCATCACTTGAGATGGAATGATAAGTAATAGGTACCAAAGTCTCTTGCTGGTTttatggagagagagagaggagctggtatttggggggattttttttacacCTTGGCTGTAGTTGAGTGCATTTTTGTAGAATAGTAACTGTCTTGCCAGGCTTGCAAGTCATGTCTCAAAGCACTGAGGTACTAACACTtcttcatgaaatatttctaagaaTTTAACtagctttaaaacaaagaaacatgtCAGGTGAAACTTGATAATGGGGTAAGCAAGTCAGATGCACACAATATGATACACTGCATACTTacaaagttgaaagaaaatagaaaatgttaaaaagcatGATTCTCTAGTATCTGTAATAAACTCAAAGTTTAGTGACTGTATTTGTAAACAGAGTACTAGCTGAAAGCTAAAAATTATATAACATGCATGAATCACTCTTAACTGCAAAAATAACACAATCGTTTCGTTTTATTCCTGCTTACCAAGAAAACTTACTCTTTGGAAGTCTGTGAAGCTCAAGTTGTAGAGGGCAGCAAGTTATTGTGCTGGTGAAATCATCTGAGAAATAGTCTAACACAGCTGGAGGAACAAAAGATCTCTCTAAGCCATGTTTTGTGGTGAGGAGCCTTGTgggaaggcaaagcaaaataatagcCTTAGCCCCTCTTCTGATttgccagtaaaaaaaaaaaaaaaaattttgtgcCACATCATCAGTTACTGTAGATGCTGTGCCATAAGTCTATGAAGTGGTTTCTCCTTTTGTTAAAAtcacttcaaaattatttgcaagattctttcagtgttttaagttcccattaaaaaaaaattgagagagtaagacttaaaaaaaatattacagaggTCGTTAGTTCATAGTGCAGTTTAAACTACAGTGATTCAGTTATGCAAAGGATTTGTCCTCTGGAGGATGAAgttaagaaacagtaaaaaattaactttatcaaGATTGAGGGAAAGCGTTGTGCTATAGAAAAGCTCCTATGAACATCTTccattttacacttttttcccctccacaaTCCAtatttcctgtttccttcctgcaAAGTAGTTGTGCTGTACAGTGCTGTTGGTATAGTGTACTTCTCAGTGTTGTTTTAAAGTTGTAGTTCAGGATTCACAGTAAGTTTCCAACATGTTTTTGCTAAGTTGTATAGAAAGAGCATGAATCTTCTTATAAAAAAGACAGGTATGACTTAACATATAAacctttttactgaagaaaaatattttccatagcttttaagagggaggaaaaaaaggcatggttatctgcttttgctgctatATGGTACTTAAATAACTGTGATATATgcaaaaaatggagaaaaaggacattttttttgttgaagtgAGACACTGTTCTGGATTAGTTGTATGATTTATCAAAAGCGTTTAATTATGCTTTTGATTTggtaaaataattacattatttcaaaatctATTCACAAGGAAGAATCTGGTTCTTTAAAAAGCGTAAGTGCCTTAGAGCTATCATATTTGAGAAAATAATGCAATAgtaagttttacttctttttttgtctttgagcTTCCTGAAGCTGATGATTTGCTTGACCTTTTCAAGTTTCCTCTGTAACACTGAGGACAAGAACATTGTTTAAGAAGATAAATCATGCATGATTCTAACATTTGGGATATAAAGAAAAGCACCAGAAGTCACGACCAAAATAATATTGTAGGAGTTGGCAATACTGGAACTAAAATAAAGCAGTCATGTATTTACGTAGAGAATACAAGAAAGAagttgaaagaataaaattaaaactacaTAATCCTTTAACAGTACTGTAAATAGTTGGATAGCTGGATTGTGCCACTAAACTTATAAtactaaacaacaaaaataattgatttttaaaacaattagaATACATTCAtaatgataaattaaaaaaacccaccacgTTTGTTACGCAAGTTAGTAAAAACATTATTTGCTCCTACAAAGTTGGGAGTTTTAAGCACAAGACAAAGAACATGGTGCAAATTTTTGGAAGCTCTGTTATATTAACAGTTCTAACTAAAAACATATGCAAAAACTAAAACTATTTTCTCTAAACATAAAAATTGGACCaaattagaattttaatttcataccTGATACTTTTCTATTGTTTTCTACTACTGATTGTGACCCAGATCCTCTTAAGCTATCAGGAGACTTAAAATCTCATGATGTGTTTAAAAATCCATGGTGGCAGAGCAAAAGAGTCAGTCCTTCTGAAAAATTGTAGCAAAGCTCTTGATTTAAAGCATATTTAGCTGCAGAGGATGATGCAGATCTAGCCATGGGATATATTAAGactcagtttctttcttttttgttgcatGAGCTATCTTGGATACAAACAAGTCTATACTTTGTGATCTTGGTCAAGTTGTATGGTTTGatcttctcttttcattttaggTGTGGTAGGAATTTTCTTACAAGGAGGATAATGAGAGGATTAAATTTAACATCATTCATGTAAGACTTCTTGTTTCACAGGCTGTGACAAATTTATTAAGTTTTcaatgtgttttggtttttatttttaaaaaaatgtttcataaggagttatttttactgttgaacttgtgaatttttttcatcattttatttATGCAGTTGTGATGCAAAGTGAGATGTGTATCAAGCTAGAAGTCAGAGTTGGCTTgaaactaatttattttcttaagccAGACTTGGATGGATcctttttgtaaattaaaatgtttgaaatctTACCATCTTCATTAACTGCATTCAACTTAACGAGACTTGTTAGCTTTTTCAACTTTGATTCTGAACTGAAGGCTTAAGAAAGGAGACTGTTCTAATGTTTTGTGattttgggtttgtttagcTAGTTGAGTAGcagtcaatttaaaaaatttggaATTTCTAAATTTTAGCTAAAATGTTCATGCAATAAGTAAAGAAGTTAACCAGTAGCACTGAGGTGAATGGGACTGGCCTTGATCCTTATACTCACTGTTCTACTGTAAAAGATTTTTGGGTTTCTTTGGGTTTCTCCCCCCCCTTATAACAGTCCATATGAAGCCTAGAGAAAGGAAGGTTTAAAGGAAATCAAATGAAGCTAAGCTGTGCAAGTCGGAACTGAGAACTGTCATGGAAGCACGATCTTGCTAGAATTAGAAAATTCTTCAGCTGAGGTCTGGCCCTGCTATCAGATGTCTGAGAAAAAGCCTCAAGCTCAAAATCTTAAAATCCTCAGTTAACAACTTTGAAGGAATTCTGTGTTTTAGATAAGAATTGGTGATGTTAGTTTGCTACTCTAAATGATTGCAcagtagaaaagagaaagcatgaTCAAATATAATGAGGAAGTTTGAATGTTGTAATTTGCTTCCCCACAAAGCCTGTGGGTTTCTGAAGTAAGAAACAGCCTTAGGCATGTATCATCTAGACTGGGCTGCACTTCAAAGTCAGACTGTAGGCACAGAAACTCTTTGCATCCTAATTTCTAGGTCTTAACTGGCAGTCCATGAACACTGCCAGCAGACCACCTGCAGCCTGTATGAGTCTCGTACATGATCTGCAAAGGCACTTATTTGGGCTTGTCATCGACAAAAGTAATCGATTATCAAGACTGTAGTGGCTGCTGGATTTATTTATCCTGTGCCAGAACTAATCTGAAAATTCAGTTAATGATGTGTAGCGCGCTCGGCAAATCAAGAAACTGAATTGCTTGATCTTGCAGagcctccagcccagccagagCCCAGAGCACTCAGTTAATAATAGCTCTTACAGGCTTCATGTTATTCTGTTCCTCAGTGGAAAGTCGTTCTAGGAGCATGTCCCTGTGggaatatgcatttttaaaggttgTGGAAAAGGGGCCATCAAATCACATCAACAATGCTGCAGTGCTGAGACAAGACccaatctgtttaaaaaaggaaaggaagacagaGCTATGCCATGTGCGGAGCTTACTGTTGCCTCTGACCTGAACCTTGTTGTGTGGTCTCTACTTGTTTCCCATTTAGTAGGTGGTATTACAAGATCAAAACTCTGGCAACCCTCATCTTATGCAGTGTGTTTTATAtgtgttgctttgttttgctagGAGCTACTAGGAAGAACATGttaagcaactgaaaacagttgagtttacaaaaagtatttttgaaaaataattcctaagATTTGCTAGACTGTAGATTTTGCATATAGTGATCAAATGGTACTCTGAACTAACTTTCTTCATTGACTCTTCTAGTCAAAGGCACGTTGTGGTTGCTGGCTGATTTTTATCAGTCTGTTATAACTTGAGTATGCATGCTACAACcatgaatttaaaaaggaaattaaagatgTTTTTGTGTAGGTTTTATGGCTGTGTTTCAAGAATGTGCTCTTCAGGTGACCATGCAGTcctaaaagaatgaaaaaaacccagaagttgtcttctatttttttctagaaagcagTGTAAGTTAGTGGGTATCCTAAGCCCTGTGGTGGATTCATTGGGTGCTTATTGTTgttctgaaatataaacatatcTTTCCCTCTCATCCATGCTGTGGGAtatggaggatttttttctcagtatctTCTCCATCTTTTCTACTTATGTGGATTTGCTGATTCTGAGTTGAATAACCTCCCCTCTCTTTttgttctcccttcttcctaAGGATTCCTTACCTATTGAAACTGTTGAATTTTTCTCACCTTctacttttttgtatttctgtatttttcttattatatatttttaaaatatacttcttgtgttttttcaaaAGCCCACACCTTTGAAGCATATTACTAGTTAACAAATGCACCTACATTTGTATCTCAAAGACGGATCATGGTGTAGAACAAATGACGGAGAAAGAGCAAGAGCTTATTGACCTTGTAACATGGCAATTAATATAATCCCACAGGCAATTGTTGAGTAACTGCTACTAATGAAGAGTAATACACTGAATTTTTAGCATCGAATACACTAGAAGCATCTATGCATCTAGAAGCAATACATTAGGAAGCCCTGATTTCAGTAGATCAGTTAAACACGTGCATGAACATGTGCAATGAACAATTTGTAttgcttcaaaagcaaaagctaagtATCGAGCCTCCTGGCATGTTCAAATTTGTAATACTCAAGCTTTTTGAATGGAAGGGTGGCTGTGAGGTTTTTTGCTATGACAATATCAATTTGTAGTAATGGATAATTGGCTTTGAAAGACTAATAGAAGAGGAGGgttgtaacttttttctgaatgtattgCTGTGTCAGAAACTTTCGAAGATTGTAATACTATATTGGGAggggttacttttttttttgatgaatgGATTTTACTTTCTACAGTAGAGGCATTTAAATAGTCCTCATCATATAAAGTTTCTACTACCACAATAACAAGTAATCGTAGACAATTGATACTGGAATaataaaatgagtttaaaattcATGTAAGCAATAATATCTGTAGCATATAGTGTGTGGTTACTCTAAAATACCCTGGACTGTTGCATGAAATTATAAATCTCTTCTGAGGACAGTCACTGTTGTCAGctgacatttatatttttagtaaTTGAATagttggtttaaaaaatatactttgcgttatactttgcatttttatacagCCTACTTTGGTTGTTCCAAGACAGATGACTTTGGGCTGTATTTTCCTCCCATGTGGAGTTCTGGGATATTGCCTGCTTAATCAGAGATTGTATATCTGTGATTACACCAATATAAAATGGAAGTGTGTCGTGTCCCcaagttggagcgactcaggttcgtggatttcctttgtcagaattaaggtgaaacgacaccaggggagttcaaacaacaatcaacatttattcaacctagctaaccttgcccaagtacacgtaaacttatcaatatgaaccttgcaaaatgtcgttaagccgctgtttgagaaggaaggtatagaaaaagaaatggaaaaaggaacatggaactgtatcagaaggagagccctcccgctgagtcacgaggttcagagcagacccccttgctttctggactccttctcaaagaggagccccGGGGTGGttagatccactcctagtctcagacttggtcaacggtttatgtttaaaaggatgaggtgtaggaactgtggaaaagagagaaggaagagagagaaagagagaaagaaagagagaagaaaagggtttcaccagtcctgggtccagcgttggtccagccagtgTAGggatccagttccggagggcacacgctgagaactcgttctcccttcttttatagtgtgttagtcgatggtctcgacatgcgcagtaCCCATTCCCAGGGTTCTCTGGAATTGGTAGgtgagctggggggggtggttcattgcggagttgcctctctttttctgctggcatgaccacttaagatagaagcacagtcccatcttctgtggggcctcctcctccaggcacatatgctgtgctccttctcctggtcacttaagataaggaattgcggctttggcGAAGTGCGGTCCCACGCTCcatggggccctctcctccggccacattgtcctgttcacaaaactccagcatttttacagaggccgttttctccaccaaagttctttaacgaatgtttgagacattgactataatttgtcagaccatcACAAAGTGTCTGCCTGTTTTTGCAACCATAGTTTACTGGTACAAGTACATTCATTTTCTTGAGGCAGCATTAGCAATTGGACCTCAAACTTTAACATAGCCTTTATTCTGCCTGATTTGTGTCCTATGTAAAATTATATAGATGATCATAGTATATGACAGGTGTCTTGCGCTCATTTATGAAAGTAATaaacattataaataaaactaaaagaaCATACAGTGTTTTGTAATGGAGGAAAGTGAGAAGGGTAATATAGCTGAACGTAGAGTGCAGAGATCCTTGAGCAGTACAGTACCAATCCAAGTTGGTAAGTCCAAATAGAGTAGTACCCTTTGTACTTTTCCTTATTGCTTCTGTAATAGTTTATTCAGTGTTATTTATTTGAGATAGCATAAAATGACACTCTttttataattataattttcaaaaaatattagtgtatctttcagttctttcacaGCTTAGGCGTGACCcttgtgtctttaaaaaaaaaaaaaaaaaaggaagcaaaatctGAGGACTGTCATCTTAATATGTGAAGTTGACTAGAAACTTGCTGCTCACTGGGAGAGCATTCTTAGCATCCACTTTAACTAACTTCATTCCTTGAGTCTATTTGAAAGCAGGCACTTCTActcatttatttcaaacagaacTACTAACTTCGATGTGGATAACTGATAGATGCCTAAAAGAGATAATGTGAATTCTACCCTATcttaaaaatttatattaataCCTTATTCATtagctttttttgttcattCATAGCTATGGACTTCATgcatttttgttaaaagaacTACAAAATGTGCCTGCAACTTCAGATTGTTACCGTGTTTGTATCCATCTGCAAATCATATGTTTATAGCccaaaaaataagcttttttttttttttttttttttaagcactttcaGGCAAGGATAAGGAGTAGTTAGTTGTCTAAGTTATCTGCCAAAGAATTCCTGAATGATCATGCataggaaaatgttttgtattagCAGAAATTTTCCCCTTGTACGTGATGGAAAGTGCTT from Aquila chrysaetos chrysaetos chromosome 20, bAquChr1.4, whole genome shotgun sequence includes these protein-coding regions:
- the OMD gene encoding osteomodulin — encoded protein: MGIMSQLSIIHLLWAAMVFCQYDDYDFEDEYDEEPDHQHPYYFNPNTQAEVPRFPFPVECARECFCPPAFPLSMYCDHRKLKTIPNIPRHVQQLYLQNNDIEAVPAGPFTNVTFLREINLSYNKIKFHMIDHGVFAKLSNLVQLHLQHNELEEFPFPLPSSLERLLLGFNKISRLSGNALEGLPNITMLDLCNNFLDDSVLKGKPFSNMKNLMQLNLCNNKLQTMPPDLPSSLMYLSLENNSISYIPENYFKRLPKIIALRMSHNNLQNIPRNTFNLPNLLELNLGHNKLKQVFYIPRSLQHLYIEDNDIEIINVTLMCPSIDPMNTNQLTYIRVDQNKLTIPISTYAFFCFPHIRTIYYGEQNVNVNKSTQLRIPVFRRFLSPEEYDEAEDDHETHDHETEEDREADHYFHPYFQ